One Polycladomyces zharkentensis genomic region harbors:
- the glpK gene encoding glycerol kinase GlpK, translating into MEKKYVLAIDQGTTSTRAIIFDREGKVVGVAQKEFTQIFPKQGWVEHDALEIWGSVQSVIHEVLARYPVAAQEIAAIGITNQRETTVVWDKHTGEPVYHAIVWQSRQTADICEQLKADGYEETVRNKTGLLIDAYFSGTKVKWILDHVDGAREKAERGDLLFGTIDTWLVWKLSGGRAHVTDYSNASRTLMYNIFDLRWDDELLEMLTVPRSMLPEVRSSSEVYTTTDPTLFFGEEVPISGIAGDQQAALFGQACFEPGMAKNTYGTGCFMLMNTGEKAVRSGHGLLTTLAWGLDGKVEYALEGSIFVAGSAIQWLRDGLRLIQTAAESEELAQKVNANDGVYVVPAFVGLGTPYWDSDVRGAVFGLTRGTKKEHLVRATLESLAYQTRDVLGAMEADAGIRLKKLRVDGGATANNFLMQFQSDILGVSVERPVVLETTALGAAYLAGLAVGFWSDKQEIAKNWQVDRNFEPEMDHNTREMLYNKWVKAVEAARVFK; encoded by the coding sequence ATGGAAAAGAAATACGTGTTGGCCATTGACCAGGGAACCACCAGCACTCGGGCGATCATTTTTGATCGCGAGGGAAAAGTGGTCGGAGTGGCGCAAAAGGAGTTTACCCAGATTTTCCCCAAACAAGGCTGGGTCGAACATGATGCATTGGAAATTTGGGGTTCCGTGCAGAGCGTCATCCATGAGGTATTGGCCCGTTATCCGGTCGCGGCCCAAGAGATTGCGGCGATCGGGATCACCAACCAGCGTGAGACCACCGTGGTCTGGGACAAACATACGGGTGAACCGGTCTATCATGCAATCGTGTGGCAATCCCGGCAGACGGCCGATATATGCGAACAGTTGAAAGCTGACGGTTACGAAGAAACGGTTCGCAACAAAACCGGCTTGCTCATCGACGCCTATTTTTCCGGTACCAAGGTGAAATGGATTCTGGATCATGTTGATGGGGCACGGGAAAAAGCGGAACGAGGAGACCTGCTGTTTGGCACCATCGATACCTGGCTGGTGTGGAAGCTCTCCGGTGGACGGGCCCATGTCACCGACTATTCCAATGCATCCCGTACACTGATGTACAATATCTTCGATTTGCGTTGGGATGATGAACTGCTGGAGATGTTGACCGTTCCCCGCTCCATGTTGCCCGAAGTGCGTTCATCGTCTGAGGTGTACACCACCACCGATCCGACGCTCTTTTTCGGGGAAGAAGTACCCATTTCCGGCATCGCGGGTGATCAGCAGGCGGCGTTGTTCGGCCAGGCTTGTTTTGAGCCGGGCATGGCCAAAAACACTTACGGCACCGGTTGCTTCATGTTGATGAATACGGGGGAGAAAGCGGTCCGCTCGGGGCACGGACTTCTGACCACACTGGCCTGGGGGCTGGACGGCAAGGTGGAGTATGCGCTGGAGGGCAGCATTTTCGTCGCCGGTTCGGCCATCCAATGGTTGCGGGACGGGTTGCGCCTGATCCAAACGGCGGCGGAAAGTGAAGAGTTGGCGCAAAAAGTGAATGCCAATGACGGGGTTTACGTCGTACCGGCATTTGTGGGATTGGGTACGCCCTACTGGGACAGTGACGTGCGCGGGGCGGTGTTCGGCTTGACGCGCGGAACGAAAAAGGAACACTTGGTACGGGCTACTTTGGAATCCCTTGCTTATCAGACACGGGACGTGTTGGGCGCGATGGAGGCCGATGCGGGCATTCGCCTGAAAAAGTTGCGCGTTGACGGCGGTGCCACCGCCAACAATTTCCTGATGCAGTTTCAAAGTGACATTCTCGGGGTTTCGGTGGAACGTCCGGTGGTGCTGGAGACAACCGCGCTCGGTGCCGCCTACTTGGCTGGGTTGGCCGTCGGTTTCTGGTCCGACAAACAGGAGATTGCAAAGAACTGGCAGGTTGACCGCAATTTTGAGCCTGAAATGGATCACAATACGCGGGAAATGCTGTATAATAAATGGGTAAAAGCGGTGGAAGCAGCGCGGGTGTTCAAGTAA
- a CDS encoding MIP/aquaporin family protein, whose amino-acid sequence MSHFLAELIGTMILIILGDGVVAGVVLNKSKAQNAGWVVITFGWGLAVMVAAYCVGHYSGAYINPAVTVGFAMAGKLPWAEVPGMIVAQMIGAFLGAVVVWLHYLPHWKETNDPEAKLAVFSTIPAIRHTWSNLLSEVIGTFVLVLALLAFGAKGVVFADGLQTLVVALLVVSVGMSLGGTTGYAINPARDLGPRIAHALLPIPGKGSSDWGYAWIPVVGPLVGGVLASWVYLQLFQ is encoded by the coding sequence TTGTCTCATTTTCTCGCCGAATTGATCGGCACGATGATTCTGATTATCTTGGGAGACGGTGTGGTTGCTGGTGTCGTGTTGAACAAATCCAAAGCGCAAAACGCAGGTTGGGTGGTGATCACCTTCGGCTGGGGTTTGGCGGTGATGGTGGCCGCATATTGCGTCGGCCATTACAGCGGTGCCTATATCAACCCGGCCGTCACCGTCGGTTTCGCGATGGCGGGGAAACTGCCGTGGGCCGAAGTTCCAGGCATGATCGTGGCGCAGATGATCGGGGCGTTTTTGGGAGCGGTCGTGGTTTGGTTGCATTACTTGCCCCATTGGAAAGAAACGAACGATCCCGAAGCGAAATTGGCTGTATTCTCCACCATACCGGCCATTCGACATACATGGTCCAACTTGTTGAGCGAAGTGATCGGTACGTTCGTGCTGGTGTTGGCCTTGTTGGCCTTTGGTGCCAAAGGGGTCGTTTTCGCCGACGGATTGCAGACACTGGTGGTGGCGTTATTGGTGGTTTCGGTCGGGATGTCGCTCGGCGGCACCACCGGTTATGCCATCAATCCTGCCCGGGATCTGGGACCGCGCATCGCCCATGCGCTGTTGCCCATACCCGGCAAGGGGAGTTCCGACTGGGGCTATGCCTGGATTCCCGTAGTCGGTCCGCTTGTGGGCGGTGTGCTGGCATCTTGGGTTTATTTGCAGTTATTTCAGTGA
- a CDS encoding alpha/beta fold hydrolase: MRKTWIFSFLVALTLTIPGIGQAAPGQVKATQSTAAKKYDLVLLHGLRNGHRWSDSFLTTVANAWGSGNVYVIYANDSNEVQTRTLNGKTVTFIGRNDNTAGTEYIADWANQVHEKVQILQKEYGLSKQFDIIAHSQGGLVARRYIYDHPGTVTGLVTLGTPHHGSPLADDYEFAAKYIYGGEKAQSNLKPAWVEKFNQQYPVQGAPLYNGGKIYTVQGDADGYDTWGVEGENFVGWNTLFIKHQTDSDGLVPTSSAYIEGAIHLATYDSYDHLELVQKPDVAEKAATVLP; the protein is encoded by the coding sequence ATGCGCAAAACTTGGATTTTCTCTTTTCTGGTGGCACTGACTCTGACCATACCGGGAATCGGTCAAGCCGCCCCCGGCCAGGTAAAGGCCACCCAGTCAACCGCCGCAAAAAAATACGACCTGGTTTTGCTGCACGGACTGCGAAACGGTCATCGGTGGAGCGACAGTTTTTTAACCACAGTGGCGAATGCCTGGGGTTCCGGCAATGTGTACGTGATTTATGCCAATGATTCGAATGAGGTGCAAACCCGGACGCTGAACGGCAAAACCGTCACCTTTATCGGCAGAAATGACAATACGGCCGGAACGGAGTATATTGCGGACTGGGCGAATCAGGTTCACGAAAAAGTGCAAATCCTTCAAAAGGAATACGGCCTCAGCAAGCAATTTGATATCATTGCCCACAGTCAAGGTGGATTGGTCGCCCGGCGCTACATTTACGATCACCCCGGAACCGTTACGGGACTGGTCACCCTGGGTACTCCGCACCATGGATCTCCACTGGCGGATGACTATGAATTTGCCGCGAAATATATCTACGGCGGCGAAAAAGCGCAATCCAATCTGAAACCTGCCTGGGTGGAAAAGTTTAACCAGCAGTATCCGGTTCAGGGAGCTCCCCTTTATAACGGCGGGAAAATCTATACGGTTCAGGGAGATGCTGACGGTTACGATACGTGGGGTGTGGAGGGAGAAAACTTCGTGGGGTGGAATACTCTGTTCATCAAACACCAAACCGACAGTGACGGATTGGTTCCGACGAGCAGCGCCTATATCGAAGGAGCGATTCATCTCGCCACCTATGATTCCTACGATCATCTGGAACTGGTGCAAAAACCCGACGTTGCGGAGAAAGCGGCAACGGTACTGCCTTGA
- a CDS encoding polymer-forming cytoskeletal protein produces the protein MERKERRDFVVAGRASTAGGEFDRVSIHGDGHVDGDLACTELKCHGKSHITGNVKASDVKVYGSTRIDGRVESEELQVRGHAEVGGHLSCRQMEAEGVLHAGGPVTAEEITLKGQLNVKEDVEAESFSAKGIFKIDGLLNAGQIVVQLYGDCQAKEIGGEKIEVRKKGFSWFKPFSHHLEVDTIEGDEIHLENTRAKVVRGNRVTIGPGCEIGLVEYHHHFHRDHGAKVKEAKKL, from the coding sequence ATGGAAAGGAAAGAGCGCCGGGATTTTGTCGTGGCCGGAAGGGCCAGCACTGCCGGTGGCGAATTTGACCGCGTGTCCATCCACGGTGACGGGCACGTGGACGGAGATTTGGCGTGTACGGAGTTGAAGTGTCACGGGAAGTCGCACATCACGGGTAACGTGAAAGCAAGCGATGTGAAGGTATACGGCTCCACTCGGATTGACGGCCGTGTGGAATCTGAAGAGCTCCAGGTTCGCGGTCATGCAGAGGTCGGCGGACACTTGTCCTGCCGGCAGATGGAAGCGGAAGGGGTACTCCATGCAGGCGGTCCCGTGACGGCAGAAGAGATAACTTTGAAAGGACAGCTCAATGTGAAAGAAGATGTGGAAGCGGAATCTTTCTCAGCCAAGGGTATTTTCAAGATCGACGGTCTCTTGAACGCGGGACAAATCGTGGTGCAGCTGTACGGAGACTGCCAGGCGAAGGAAATCGGCGGCGAAAAAATCGAGGTGCGGAAAAAGGGTTTCTCATGGTTCAAGCCGTTCTCGCATCACCTGGAGGTGGATACGATCGAGGGGGATGAGATCCACTTGGAAAACACCCGGGCAAAAGTGGTGCGGGGCAATCGCGTCACCATCGGACCGGGTTGTGAAATCGGGTTGGTGGAGTATCACCATCATTTCCACCGGGATCACGGTGCGAAAGTAAAGGAAGCAAAGAAGCTGTGA
- a CDS encoding YhbD family protein, with protein MDEKLISKKELLRLTGISYGQLYRWKRKNLIPEEWFIRKSTYTGQETFFPKQKILDRIDKIKRMKDDLSLDEIAERLSPNLAEVMLPVEEIIKRNIVSKEVWDLFADEWNGVKTLHFEQILRLYVIARTLKTGDVSLEEAHRVWSMLEAHASRVREQKGELWVIRKMGIAISLLTDSVQDLYIEADAKVVVRLSLAQCAEELKIRMMDGGV; from the coding sequence ATGGACGAAAAGTTGATCTCCAAAAAGGAATTGTTGCGACTCACCGGCATTTCATACGGTCAACTTTACAGATGGAAGCGGAAGAACCTGATCCCGGAGGAATGGTTCATTCGCAAGTCAACCTACACGGGTCAGGAAACCTTTTTTCCGAAGCAGAAGATATTGGACCGGATCGACAAGATCAAACGTATGAAAGATGATTTGTCGCTGGATGAAATCGCGGAGCGATTGTCCCCCAATCTTGCTGAGGTGATGCTGCCTGTTGAGGAGATCATCAAACGTAACATTGTTTCGAAAGAAGTGTGGGATCTGTTTGCTGATGAGTGGAACGGGGTGAAGACGCTCCATTTTGAGCAAATCCTCCGCTTGTACGTCATAGCCCGCACACTGAAAACGGGCGATGTCAGCTTGGAAGAGGCACATCGCGTCTGGTCCATGTTGGAAGCACATGCGTCCCGTGTTCGGGAACAAAAGGGGGAGTTGTGGGTCATCCGCAAAATGGGGATCGCGATCAGCTTGTTGACCGATTCCGTTCAGGATCTGTATATCGAAGCGGATGCCAAGGTAGTCGTACGCCTTTCTTTGGCACAATGTGCCGAAGAGCTGAAGATCCGCATGATGGACGGAGGGGTGTAA
- a CDS encoding class I SAM-dependent methyltransferase produces MQHTQSAWKNDHTVSFYLEGTRQSIPFAAEHLLLLEQLLAQHPPRLFLDLGCGDGILSHYLMDRFPHSQAVLVDFSGPMLEKAGQR; encoded by the coding sequence GTGCAGCATACGCAAAGTGCTTGGAAAAACGATCACACGGTCTCGTTTTACTTGGAAGGAACTCGGCAATCCATTCCATTTGCTGCCGAGCACCTATTGTTGCTGGAGCAATTGCTGGCTCAGCATCCGCCCCGGTTGTTTCTGGATCTGGGGTGTGGCGACGGTATTCTCAGTCATTACCTGATGGATCGCTTCCCCCATTCCCAAGCCGTACTCGTCGATTTCTCCGGTCCGATGCTGGAAAAAGCGGGGCAACGATGA
- a CDS encoding helix-turn-helix domain-containing protein: MLLDRIIGLRKQKKWSIQYTADQLGIAKSTYAGYESGYRRPSLEAIKSIADLFDTSVDYLIGRVDDPTFCPEGKEIELTRLSRQKLTVDGQPLSEEEIQQLIAFIRAKREIAGNGNAGDD; the protein is encoded by the coding sequence ATGCTCCTTGACAGAATCATCGGTTTGCGAAAACAAAAAAAGTGGTCCATTCAATATACCGCTGATCAACTGGGGATTGCCAAAAGCACCTATGCCGGTTATGAATCGGGATACCGCCGCCCTTCACTGGAGGCGATCAAGAGCATCGCGGATCTGTTTGACACCTCGGTGGATTATCTGATCGGTCGTGTCGACGATCCCACCTTTTGTCCCGAAGGAAAGGAAATCGAATTGACGCGGTTGTCCCGACAAAAACTGACCGTGGACGGACAACCCCTTTCGGAAGAAGAGATTCAGCAACTGATTGCCTTCATCCGAGCCAAACGAGAGATTGCCGGAAACGGAAATGCGGGCGATGATTGA
- a CDS encoding asparaginase, with protein sequence MKKLLLLATGGTIASVPSEEGLTPGMNAEELARYLPKDTADYELESKMLMNIDSTNMQPEFWVEIAEAIYRHYDQYDGFIITHGTDTMAYTSAALSYMMQNVTKPIVLTGSQVPISFKRTDAKKNIADAVRFACEEIGGVFIVFDGKVIQGTRAVKMRTKSYDAFESINYPYVAYINGTDVTYYKSVRAKKQGEPILDTSLCPDVFVMKLHPGAKPELFDCIRHLYKGVIIESFGSGGIPFQGRNLLPKLRELTNAGIAVVITTQCLEEGEDILLYEVGRKAAQNLIILSRDMNTEAIVPKLMWALGKTTDLKEVKRIMETPIADDISVSSGLCQ encoded by the coding sequence ATGAAGAAATTGCTGCTTTTGGCCACCGGGGGAACGATCGCATCCGTTCCGAGCGAGGAAGGACTGACCCCGGGAATGAACGCAGAAGAGTTGGCGAGGTACCTGCCGAAGGATACAGCAGATTATGAGTTGGAAAGCAAAATGCTGATGAATATTGACAGTACCAATATGCAACCGGAATTCTGGGTCGAGATCGCGGAAGCCATCTATCGGCATTATGACCAATACGACGGTTTTATCATCACGCACGGGACGGACACGATGGCCTACACCTCCGCGGCCCTGTCCTATATGATGCAAAACGTCACCAAACCGATCGTCCTGACCGGTTCCCAAGTCCCCATCAGTTTCAAACGGACTGATGCCAAGAAAAACATTGCGGATGCCGTTCGCTTTGCATGCGAGGAGATCGGCGGCGTATTCATCGTGTTCGACGGCAAGGTGATTCAAGGCACGAGGGCCGTCAAGATGCGTACCAAGAGCTACGACGCTTTTGAAAGTATCAACTATCCGTATGTTGCATATATCAACGGGACGGACGTGACGTATTACAAATCCGTCCGCGCCAAAAAACAGGGCGAACCGATTCTGGATACTTCTCTGTGCCCGGACGTGTTTGTCATGAAATTGCACCCTGGAGCCAAACCCGAGTTGTTCGACTGCATTCGTCATCTATATAAAGGTGTGATCATCGAGAGTTTCGGGAGCGGTGGCATCCCGTTCCAAGGCAGAAATCTGCTGCCCAAACTGAGAGAGCTGACCAATGCGGGCATTGCGGTGGTGATCACCACACAATGCCTGGAAGAAGGCGAAGACATTCTGCTGTATGAAGTGGGACGAAAAGCCGCTCAAAACCTGATCATCCTGTCAAGGGACATGAATACGGAAGCGATCGTCCCCAAATTGATGTGGGCTTTGGGCAAGACAACCGATCTTAAAGAAGTGAAACGGATTATGGAAACACCCATCGCTGACGATATTTCCGTTTCGTCTGGGTTGTGTCAGTAA
- the aspA gene encoding aspartate ammonia-lyase, producing MIQASAYRKEKDFLGEKDIPADAYYGIQTLRAKENFPITGYRLDKSLIRAVAMVKKAAALANMEIGRLNPRLGNAIVTAAQEIIDGKWHDQFIVDPIQGGAGTSINMNANEVIANRALELLGEQKGNYFALSPNTHVNMSQSTNDVFPTAIHIATLTLLDQLLETMKHMHQVFEKKAEEFDPIIKMGRTHLQDAVPIRLGQEFEAYSRVLGRDIKRIEQSRQHLYEVNMGATAVGTGLNADPRYIESVVKHLAEISGYPLVRADHLVDATQNTDAYTEVSAALKVCMMNMSKIANDLRLMASGPRTGLGEITLPARQPGSSIMPGKVNPVMAEVINQVAFQVIGNDHTICLASEAGQLELNVMEPVLVFNLLQSISIMNNAFRVFTDYCLSGIQANKERLKEYVEKSVSVITAVNPHIGYETAARIAREAVLTGQSIRELCLKYDVLTEEELDLILDPYEMTHPGIAGASLLDKQ from the coding sequence ATGATCCAAGCATCTGCATATCGCAAGGAAAAAGATTTTCTCGGGGAAAAAGACATCCCCGCTGACGCATATTACGGCATCCAAACACTGCGTGCAAAAGAAAACTTCCCGATTACGGGATACCGCCTGGACAAATCGCTCATTCGGGCGGTGGCGATGGTCAAAAAAGCGGCCGCCCTCGCCAACATGGAAATCGGTCGCCTGAATCCCCGCTTGGGAAACGCGATCGTCACAGCCGCACAGGAAATCATCGACGGTAAATGGCATGACCAATTTATCGTGGATCCGATCCAGGGCGGAGCAGGAACATCCATCAACATGAACGCCAACGAAGTGATCGCCAATCGCGCGCTGGAACTGTTGGGAGAGCAAAAAGGGAACTATTTCGCTCTCAGTCCCAATACCCATGTCAATATGTCCCAATCGACCAACGACGTCTTCCCCACCGCGATCCACATCGCGACGTTGACGCTTTTGGATCAACTGCTGGAAACCATGAAACACATGCATCAAGTGTTTGAGAAGAAAGCGGAGGAATTCGACCCGATCATCAAAATGGGGCGGACCCATCTGCAGGATGCCGTCCCCATCCGACTCGGTCAGGAGTTTGAAGCGTACAGCCGGGTGTTGGGACGCGACATCAAACGGATTGAGCAATCGCGCCAGCATCTGTACGAAGTCAACATGGGTGCCACAGCCGTTGGCACGGGATTGAACGCCGATCCACGCTACATCGAAAGTGTGGTCAAACATCTGGCCGAGATCAGCGGGTATCCGTTGGTGCGTGCCGATCATCTCGTGGATGCCACACAGAACACGGATGCGTATACGGAAGTCTCTGCGGCACTGAAAGTGTGCATGATGAACATGTCCAAGATCGCCAACGACTTGCGTCTGATGGCATCCGGTCCCCGCACGGGACTCGGGGAAATTACGCTGCCGGCCCGTCAGCCCGGCTCCTCCATCATGCCCGGAAAAGTAAACCCCGTCATGGCGGAAGTCATCAACCAGGTCGCCTTTCAAGTGATCGGCAATGATCATACCATCTGCTTGGCATCCGAAGCAGGACAGCTTGAATTGAACGTGATGGAACCCGTCCTGGTGTTTAACCTGCTGCAATCGATCAGCATCATGAACAATGCATTTCGCGTATTTACGGATTATTGCTTGTCCGGAATCCAAGCAAACAAAGAACGTTTAAAGGAGTACGTGGAAAAGAGCGTGAGCGTCATCACCGCCGTGAACCCGCACATCGGATATGAAACAGCCGCCCGGATCGCGCGGGAGGCTGTGTTGACAGGACAATCGATCCGGGAATTGTGTCTGAAGTATGATGTCCTGACCGAAGAGGAACTGGACCTCATACTGGACCCTTACGAAATGACGCATCCCGGAATCGCCGGTGCTTCTCTGTTGGACAAACAGTGA
- a CDS encoding SpoIIIAH-like family protein: MTMNKQTMWLVTMLTLMVVLSAYYIVTGPVEPANQAAQKEKGPAPADVSVKTTKSPSDANKALSEENNSDYFVGYQLQRSTLRSKMTEEYMKILTDPESSPQQLKEAEAKINQLMKVDKTESVLEELIRSEGYHDAVVITNDRHVDVIVQADQLANRQVVKLIGLVKERLNIPATQVSVAYRP; the protein is encoded by the coding sequence ATGACCATGAACAAGCAAACCATGTGGTTGGTGACGATGCTTACCTTGATGGTGGTGTTGTCCGCTTATTATATCGTGACCGGCCCGGTGGAGCCGGCCAATCAGGCGGCTCAGAAGGAGAAAGGACCTGCTCCGGCGGATGTGAGTGTCAAAACGACCAAATCGCCATCCGACGCAAATAAGGCGTTGTCGGAGGAAAATAACAGCGATTACTTTGTCGGATACCAATTGCAGCGAAGTACGCTCAGGTCCAAAATGACGGAGGAATACATGAAAATACTGACGGACCCCGAATCAAGCCCGCAACAACTGAAGGAAGCAGAAGCGAAAATCAACCAATTGATGAAAGTAGACAAAACGGAGTCCGTTCTGGAAGAGCTGATCCGCAGTGAGGGATATCACGATGCCGTCGTGATTACGAACGATCGTCATGTGGATGTGATCGTGCAGGCGGACCAATTGGCCAACCGGCAAGTGGTAAAACTGATCGGTCTGGTGAAAGAACGGTTGAACATCCCGGCAACACAGGTGTCGGTGGCCTATCGGCCTTGA
- the spoIIIAG gene encoding stage III sporulation protein AG yields the protein MFKRLLEQLEGSGAQGKSRIQPFRWLILLGCLGAGLMILSSFFSVQNEVVPSDSARQLQPAVESAGRKSSEKMTIHDYEAEYESQLSETLSKIVGVEDVTVMINMASTEEEVLAQDSRTQEQTTEENDRRGGTRKIQEQSEDEKVVLYRGGDGERPIVVKRLKPSVTGVLIVAKGAENLQVKAAIIEAVQRVLDVPIHKIAVLPKG from the coding sequence GTGTTCAAACGGCTGTTGGAACAGTTGGAAGGAAGCGGCGCACAAGGGAAATCACGCATCCAACCATTTCGGTGGTTGATTCTGCTGGGGTGTTTGGGGGCCGGGTTGATGATCCTCTCTTCATTTTTCTCCGTCCAGAATGAAGTGGTTCCGTCGGATTCCGCCCGCCAACTGCAACCCGCAGTGGAAAGCGCAGGAAGAAAGTCGTCGGAAAAAATGACGATCCATGATTACGAAGCAGAGTATGAATCGCAACTGTCCGAAACACTCAGCAAAATTGTCGGAGTGGAAGATGTCACCGTGATGATCAACATGGCATCCACGGAAGAAGAAGTGCTGGCCCAGGATTCGCGGACGCAGGAGCAGACGACTGAAGAAAACGACCGCAGAGGGGGGACGCGTAAGATCCAGGAACAAAGTGAGGATGAAAAAGTGGTGCTGTACCGGGGAGGAGACGGGGAGCGACCCATCGTGGTCAAACGGTTGAAGCCGAGTGTAACGGGAGTGTTGATCGTAGCCAAAGGGGCGGAAAATCTGCAGGTGAAAGCCGCTATCATCGAAGCCGTTCAACGGGTGCTGGACGTCCCGATCCACAAGATCGCCGTATTGCCAAAAGGGTGA
- the spoIIIAF gene encoding stage III sporulation protein AF produces MIELISDWLRQIVLLVLIATFIDLLLPNHSMDRYVKLVMGLLIILAILSPVFSLIRKDWDVSALAFRNGGTDVQDMTSLESIRQRGETLSRTQDRLIKEQAEDQMAQSIRREVENRFHVTVTSVHVQAAPPADNRPPGVSLVSLVVIPEDPGSREGRTSVAPVKEVGPVEIDTMKQEPVKQEGAGNEALYRRIRTYLEETWHLRPGQIRVSVEQAG; encoded by the coding sequence ATGATAGAACTGATCAGCGATTGGCTGCGACAGATCGTACTGCTTGTTCTCATCGCCACGTTTATCGATCTCTTGTTGCCCAATCATTCGATGGATCGGTACGTGAAGCTCGTCATGGGTCTTTTGATCATCCTGGCCATTTTGTCCCCTGTCTTTTCCCTGATCCGCAAAGACTGGGATGTCTCTGCCTTGGCCTTTCGGAACGGCGGTACCGATGTACAAGACATGACATCATTGGAATCCATCCGGCAACGCGGGGAAACGTTGAGCCGGACGCAGGACCGGCTGATCAAGGAGCAGGCAGAGGACCAAATGGCTCAATCGATCCGGCGGGAGGTCGAGAATCGTTTCCACGTCACCGTTACCTCCGTACATGTCCAAGCCGCTCCACCTGCAGACAACCGACCGCCCGGTGTCTCGCTCGTTTCGCTGGTTGTCATACCGGAAGACCCCGGATCACGGGAGGGACGGACGTCAGTGGCACCGGTCAAGGAGGTGGGACCGGTCGAGATCGACACGATGAAACAGGAACCGGTAAAGCAGGAGGGGGCAGGGAACGAGGCGCTGTACCGCCGTATCCGCACCTACTTGGAGGAGACATGGCATTTGCGCCCCGGCCAAATCCGCGTGTCGGTGGAACAAGCAGGTTAG
- the spoIIIAE gene encoding stage III sporulation protein AE, which yields MHKRWSLLMFLSLFWILAPSIVQAASEASLQDHVVKTQLDQLQTQELESYWRQLQQEYGKFFPGQQPPGLFDLILSKSRDGFQLSDVLEGMLRYFFHEVLYNGKLLGTIIILTVFSMLLQTLQTAFEQKQVSKVAYAVAFMVIIILAIDSFSTAVDSAKSAIHTMIQFMIALVPLVLTLLASMGNVGSVAMFHPLIVFMIHAIGTLIYAVVFPLLFFSAVLGIVSCLSEKYKVNQLANLLRRISVGLLGSLLTIFLAVISVQGATAAVADGVTIRTAKYVAGNFVPVVGRMFSDAADTVIGASLLVKNAIGMAGVLILLLISAFPAVKILSLAFIYNFSAAVMQPLGNSPIIQCLNIIGKTLIYVFASLATVGLMFFLAVTIIVAAGNISVMMR from the coding sequence ATGCACAAACGATGGTCCTTACTGATGTTCTTGTCACTTTTCTGGATCTTGGCGCCGTCGATCGTACAGGCTGCCTCGGAAGCGTCCTTGCAGGATCACGTAGTGAAGACGCAATTGGATCAATTGCAGACACAGGAGTTGGAATCCTACTGGAGACAATTGCAACAGGAGTACGGCAAGTTTTTTCCCGGTCAACAACCCCCCGGCTTGTTTGACCTGATCTTGTCCAAATCGCGGGACGGGTTTCAGTTGAGCGACGTGTTGGAGGGCATGTTGCGTTACTTTTTTCACGAGGTGCTGTACAACGGAAAATTGCTGGGCACCATCATCATCCTGACGGTGTTCAGCATGTTGCTCCAGACACTGCAAACGGCGTTCGAGCAAAAACAGGTAAGCAAAGTGGCGTATGCAGTGGCGTTCATGGTCATCATCATCCTGGCCATCGACAGCTTTTCCACCGCCGTCGACTCAGCCAAATCGGCGATCCATACCATGATCCAGTTCATGATCGCGCTGGTGCCGCTCGTGTTGACGCTTTTGGCTTCGATGGGCAATGTCGGCTCAGTCGCGATGTTCCACCCGCTGATCGTGTTCATGATTCACGCGATCGGTACGTTGATCTATGCGGTCGTCTTTCCGCTCTTGTTTTTCTCGGCGGTATTGGGCATTGTCAGCTGTTTGTCCGAGAAGTACAAGGTGAACCAGTTGGCCAATTTGTTGCGCAGGATCAGTGTCGGCTTGCTGGGGTCGCTGCTCACGATCTTTCTCGCCGTGATCTCGGTGCAGGGGGCTACGGCGGCGGTGGCGGACGGTGTGACGATTCGGACGGCCAAATATGTGGCAGGCAACTTTGTTCCCGTGGTGGGGCGCATGTTTTCCGACGCGGCGGATACGGTGATCGGGGCGTCTCTCTTGGTCAAAAATGCCATCGGTATGGCAGGCGTGTTGATTCTCCTCCTGATCAGTGCGTTTCCTGCGGTCAAGATTTTGTCGCTCGCTTTCATCTACAACTTTTCGGCAGCGGTGATGCAACCCTTGGGCAACAGCCCGATCATCCAATGTCTCAACATCATCGGCAAAACACTCATCTATGTGTTTGCGTCGCTGGCCACTGTGGGGTTGATGTTTTTCCTGGCCGTCACGATTATTGTCGCCGCGGGAAATATCTCGGTCATGATGCGGTAG